In one Ralstonia pickettii genomic region, the following are encoded:
- a CDS encoding ligase-associated DNA damage response exonuclease — protein sequence MTSAADLIVTTPSGLYCPAGDFYVDPWRPVDRAVITHAHSDHARIGHQHYLAAAPGAGVLRARLGADIPLQTLPYGESIVHHGVRLSFHPAGHVLGSAQVRLEYGGDVWVVSGDYKVEADSTCTPFEPVRCNTFITESTFGLPIYHWRPQAEIFAQLNAWWRGNAEAGRASMVFCYAFGKAQRILSGLDTDIGPIVSHGAMLQLDAAYRHAGVALPPTQLATDVPRADLRRALVLAPPSAQRTAWMRRFGDYADAFASGWMQLRGARRRRGVDRGIVLSDHADWPGLLQAIDATGATRVYVTHGQVAPMVRWLSERGLDARAFATEYGDEAEESEAAGTGDTPTAGEPEDTPAS from the coding sequence ATGACCAGCGCAGCGGACCTGATCGTAACCACGCCCAGCGGCCTGTATTGTCCGGCAGGCGACTTCTACGTTGACCCATGGCGGCCGGTAGATCGCGCCGTCATCACACATGCCCACAGTGACCACGCCCGTATAGGGCACCAGCATTACCTGGCCGCAGCCCCGGGAGCAGGCGTGCTGCGCGCACGCCTGGGAGCCGACATCCCCCTGCAAACCCTGCCGTACGGCGAGTCCATCGTCCATCACGGGGTGCGGCTGAGCTTTCATCCGGCGGGGCACGTACTGGGCTCTGCGCAGGTGCGGCTGGAATACGGCGGCGACGTGTGGGTCGTGTCCGGCGACTACAAGGTGGAGGCGGACAGCACCTGCACGCCGTTCGAACCGGTGCGGTGCAATACCTTCATCACCGAATCCACCTTCGGCCTGCCGATTTACCACTGGCGGCCGCAGGCAGAAATCTTCGCCCAGCTCAATGCATGGTGGCGCGGCAATGCCGAGGCGGGCCGCGCAAGCATGGTGTTCTGCTACGCGTTCGGCAAGGCGCAGCGCATTCTTTCTGGGCTCGATACCGACATTGGGCCCATCGTTTCGCACGGCGCCATGCTGCAACTGGATGCCGCCTATCGGCACGCAGGCGTGGCGCTGCCGCCCACGCAACTCGCGACCGACGTGCCACGCGCGGACTTGCGGCGTGCCCTCGTGCTGGCACCGCCCTCCGCACAACGCACGGCGTGGATGCGGCGGTTTGGCGACTACGCCGATGCGTTTGCCAGCGGCTGGATGCAGCTGCGCGGCGCACGTCGGCGGCGCGGCGTCGATCGCGGCATCGTGCTGTCCGATCATGCCGACTGGCCCGGCTTGCTGCAGGCCATCGACGCCACGGGCGCCACGCGTGTCTATGTCACGCACGGGCAGGTTGCGCCCATGGTGCGGTGGCTGTCCGAACGCGGCCTGGATGCGCGCGCCTTCGCCACCGAGTATGGCGACGAGGCCGAAGAAAGCGAAGCCGCCGGAACAGGTGATACGCCCACCGCAGGCGAGCCAGAGGACACGCCCGCGTCATGA
- a CDS encoding GGDEF domain-containing protein, whose product MHCVARAIFKLGNSTVRWPLESHATAIRKIQQQNRVPADSFVLRSVVEYGFAPLVSPIFCHHPDLMLSPLILVGIVIMSCLMSVAILGSLLRTGVMGIGRWCLAHALLAAALVWMLVAGTQPGQFTTIGAALIAVTAMLLLVQGMRQFFGMSYVRHDETAAFAIAFAALVYFTYASPNFGAKIALVSILLAYSRIAVGTLALRHAPRDGARYPYRFVAAAAYLGALFHIARAVAGGFGVPQMALLDPSPWNVLFLGLAIVTLPCLSTGMVMLAHDQLARRMEQLASIDELTGALMRRAFIEKANTVLRETVAKGKPVSIAILDIDEFKAVNDAFGHAVGDRTLRHVASVVTARLRSSDLFGRLGGEEFAIICVEAQKADAAVLIDELRLAVEGSPIEGVRCTFSAGVECVMPGDTLEVALARADAALYLAKATGRNRVVTAPEVEERDVETH is encoded by the coding sequence ATGCACTGTGTCGCGCGGGCAATCTTCAAGCTCGGGAACAGCACGGTGCGGTGGCCGCTTGAGAGCCACGCAACTGCTATTCGCAAAATCCAGCAACAGAATCGCGTGCCAGCGGATTCGTTCGTTCTGCGCTCAGTTGTCGAATACGGTTTCGCTCCTCTTGTTTCGCCAATTTTTTGTCACCACCCCGATCTCATGCTCAGCCCCCTCATTCTGGTAGGTATTGTGATCATGTCTTGCCTGATGAGCGTGGCCATCCTTGGTTCGCTGCTTCGGACTGGGGTGATGGGTATAGGTCGCTGGTGCTTAGCTCACGCACTGTTGGCCGCTGCTTTGGTGTGGATGTTGGTCGCCGGTACTCAGCCAGGACAGTTCACGACCATTGGGGCTGCGTTGATTGCGGTGACGGCCATGCTGTTGCTCGTGCAGGGGATGCGGCAGTTCTTCGGCATGAGTTACGTACGGCACGACGAAACTGCGGCATTCGCCATCGCCTTCGCAGCGTTGGTGTACTTTACTTACGCGTCGCCGAACTTCGGTGCGAAGATCGCGCTCGTCTCCATTTTGCTCGCTTATTCACGAATCGCTGTGGGTACGTTGGCGCTGCGTCACGCGCCGCGTGACGGTGCGCGCTACCCATATCGATTCGTTGCGGCGGCCGCCTATCTGGGCGCGTTATTCCATATCGCGCGGGCCGTTGCCGGAGGCTTCGGTGTGCCGCAAATGGCTCTTCTGGATCCCTCGCCCTGGAACGTTCTGTTTCTCGGACTCGCAATTGTCACATTGCCTTGCCTGTCAACCGGGATGGTGATGCTTGCACATGATCAGCTCGCGCGAAGAATGGAACAGCTCGCGAGTATCGACGAACTGACCGGTGCACTCATGCGACGTGCCTTCATCGAAAAGGCGAACACCGTGCTTCGCGAAACGGTTGCAAAGGGCAAGCCGGTATCGATCGCCATTCTGGACATCGACGAATTCAAAGCCGTCAACGACGCTTTTGGCCATGCGGTCGGAGATCGGACCCTTAGACACGTCGCATCTGTTGTGACCGCACGACTGCGGTCGAGCGACCTTTTCGGGCGGCTAGGCGGGGAGGAATTCGCGATTATTTGCGTGGAAGCACAAAAGGCAGACGCAGCGGTGTTGATAGACGAACTGCGGCTTGCCGTCGAAGGATCGCCAATAGAAGGCGTCCGCTGCACCTTCAGCGCAGGGGTCGAATGCGTCATGCCCGGAGATACGCTGGAGGTTGCCTTGGCGCGGGCGGACGCGGCACTGTATCTGGCAAAAGCCACAGGGCGCAATCGAGTCGTCACGGCGCCAGAAGTCGAAGAGCGCGACGTTGAAACGCATTGA
- a CDS encoding ATP-dependent DNA ligase, translating to MKAFADLYAQLDATKSSNGKLAALVAYLRTAPDADAAWAVYFLAGGKPRQLVPVRVLASFAQTTSGLAEWLFDECYQAVGDLAETIALVLPDADRADNASLAEWMEARLLPLRGQPPELVLPRLAELCRGLPLHARLVLMKLITGAFRVGVSKLLVTRALAEVGGTDPKHVAQRLMGYTDIGQAPTAERYRALLADARVDGHALDTGHPYPFFLAHPLQAELDAFDTLLGAPTEWQIEWKWDGIRAQLVRRADSAWLWSRGEELITERFPELSAMAEALPPGTVLDGEIVVWQDGRVQPFALLQQRIGRKTLNARVLREAPAVLLAYDLLEWQGQDLRERAQSERRAQLERVIAEYVHPALELSPLLQGDDWQHLARQREASRELGVEGLMLKRRDARYGVGRTKDVGVWWKWKIDPFSVDAVLIYAQRGHGRRASLYTDYTFAVWDAPPDVPERKLVPFAKAYSGLSDAEIRQVDALIRKTTVESFGPVRSVAPTLVFELGFEGIGRSPRHKSGIAVRFPRMLRWRHDKPVAEADTLQTLESLLPPS from the coding sequence ATGAAAGCCTTTGCCGATCTGTACGCGCAGCTCGACGCCACCAAATCGAGCAACGGCAAGCTGGCCGCACTGGTGGCCTATCTGCGCACCGCGCCCGATGCCGACGCCGCCTGGGCGGTCTACTTCCTGGCTGGCGGCAAACCTCGCCAGCTGGTGCCCGTGCGCGTGCTCGCCAGCTTTGCGCAGACCACGTCCGGCTTGGCCGAATGGCTGTTTGACGAGTGCTACCAGGCCGTGGGCGACCTGGCCGAGACGATCGCGCTCGTCCTGCCGGATGCGGATCGCGCAGACAACGCCAGCCTGGCCGAGTGGATGGAGGCACGTCTGCTGCCGTTGCGCGGGCAGCCCCCCGAGCTGGTACTGCCGCGCTTGGCTGAACTGTGCCGGGGTCTACCGCTGCATGCCCGGCTCGTGTTGATGAAGCTGATCACGGGGGCGTTTCGCGTGGGGGTGTCCAAACTGCTGGTCACGCGCGCGCTGGCTGAGGTGGGCGGCACCGACCCCAAGCACGTCGCGCAACGGCTGATGGGCTATACCGACATCGGACAGGCGCCCACCGCCGAGCGTTATCGGGCGCTGCTGGCCGATGCCCGCGTCGACGGCCACGCGCTCGATACCGGGCACCCGTATCCGTTCTTTCTCGCGCACCCGCTGCAGGCCGAACTGGACGCCTTCGACACCCTGCTCGGCGCGCCCACTGAATGGCAAATCGAATGGAAGTGGGATGGCATCCGCGCGCAACTCGTGCGGCGCGCCGACAGCGCATGGCTGTGGTCGCGCGGCGAGGAACTCATCACCGAACGCTTTCCTGAACTGTCCGCAATGGCGGAGGCGCTCCCGCCGGGCACCGTGCTCGACGGCGAGATCGTGGTCTGGCAAGACGGTCGCGTGCAGCCGTTTGCCCTGCTCCAGCAACGCATCGGCCGCAAGACCCTGAACGCGCGCGTGCTGCGCGAAGCGCCGGCCGTGCTGTTGGCGTATGACCTGCTGGAATGGCAGGGGCAGGATCTGCGCGAGCGCGCGCAGAGCGAGCGGCGCGCGCAGCTCGAACGTGTGATTGCCGAATACGTCCATCCGGCGCTGGAGCTGTCTCCGCTGCTGCAAGGCGACGACTGGCAGCATCTTGCGCGGCAGCGTGAGGCGTCCCGCGAGCTTGGCGTGGAAGGGCTGATGCTCAAGCGGCGCGACGCGCGCTACGGCGTCGGCCGCACCAAGGACGTGGGCGTGTGGTGGAAGTGGAAGATCGATCCGTTCTCGGTAGACGCCGTCCTGATCTATGCACAACGCGGCCACGGCCGGCGCGCGAGCCTTTATACCGACTACACCTTCGCCGTGTGGGATGCGCCGCCCGATGTGCCCGAGCGCAAGCTGGTGCCGTTTGCCAAGGCGTACTCCGGCCTGAGCGACGCAGAGATCCGTCAGGTCGACGCGCTCATCCGCAAGACGACGGTGGAGAGCTTCGGCCCCGTGCGCAGCGTGGCGCCGACGCTGGTGTTCGAACTGGGCTTTGAAGGCATTGGGCGCAGCCCTCGGCACAAGAGCGGCATCGCGGTGCGGTTTCCGCGCATGCTACGCTGGCGGCACGACAAGCCCGTTGCTGAAGCCGATACCCTGCAGACGCTGGAGAGCCTGCTGCCGCCGTCATGA